The following proteins are encoded in a genomic region of Sorangiineae bacterium MSr12523:
- a CDS encoding protein kinase — MVRFLGTEEGVHAGPDSTGVESYIVRAEAAGEAAPRLILERVLRTHVTAEDFDAFTRRARRIAMLRHPNVPRVRDVFTTAEHAVVVTEFIEGKRWGSLDARAESQRKPSLSLEVRLKLLLDALSALAALHALREPGWSSTSTGAKVPSMIHGDVAPSSILVGTDGVARLLRIHRVPLHAPTGPLAERTARCAPEILLGDGTADGRADVYSIGVMLWEALSGKRLFTQPTVAEMLSRQLAGDLPAATTSVAWAEPLIEIAAAALAVDPKRRYATAIDLAMAIRNVAGHRVAGASEVARQVAGILGKPGTRKMVAPPPLAAPPPLPTKPALIPVEQELEEEVDLEQELAEIIEPEAPPAELESIDDRWSSLAPEPAPVAAPPAAPPAPPPAPPAPPAFVAPPPVHVMAAPPPPLHHAPLRMTPAPPLAGGTPALHGTPAPPESSPLRPSDITELQARSPRRKRQILIVMFLAALLLFVSVCTTTLLLRPAKAPLAGKTPATSAKPVESAPAPKALAVATPAAPPPAPAPEPAAAPPPPATTAAAPSTSSAPSSPARAAAAAPVRRAAASVAPAAASPKVNAAPAPAAPKAAAPPKSSPPPPPAVRAAPAAKPRPKRSTYVPLGI, encoded by the coding sequence GTGGTGCGCTTTCTTGGGACCGAGGAAGGCGTGCATGCAGGGCCGGATTCCACCGGCGTCGAAAGCTACATCGTGCGCGCGGAGGCCGCAGGCGAAGCGGCCCCTCGGTTGATCTTGGAGCGCGTGCTGCGCACCCACGTGACCGCGGAGGATTTCGACGCGTTCACCCGGCGCGCGCGGCGCATCGCCATGTTGCGCCACCCGAACGTGCCGCGTGTGCGTGACGTGTTCACCACGGCGGAGCACGCCGTGGTGGTGACCGAATTCATCGAGGGCAAGCGCTGGGGGAGCCTCGATGCGCGGGCCGAGTCCCAGCGCAAGCCGTCGCTTTCGCTCGAAGTGCGTTTGAAGCTGCTGCTGGACGCGCTTTCGGCGCTGGCCGCCCTCCATGCGCTGCGCGAGCCGGGGTGGAGTTCGACATCGACGGGGGCCAAAGTTCCTTCGATGATTCACGGCGACGTGGCCCCCTCGAGCATCCTCGTGGGGACCGACGGTGTGGCGCGGCTGCTGCGCATTCACCGGGTACCGTTGCATGCCCCCACCGGCCCCCTCGCCGAGCGGACCGCGCGCTGTGCGCCGGAGATTCTGCTGGGCGACGGAACCGCCGACGGGCGCGCCGACGTGTACTCCATCGGCGTGATGCTTTGGGAGGCGCTGTCGGGAAAGCGCCTCTTCACGCAGCCCACGGTCGCGGAAATGCTGTCACGGCAGCTCGCCGGCGACCTCCCCGCGGCCACCACGTCGGTGGCGTGGGCCGAACCGCTCATCGAAATTGCGGCGGCCGCCCTGGCGGTCGATCCCAAGCGTCGCTACGCAACGGCCATTGATCTAGCTATGGCGATTCGCAATGTGGCCGGGCACCGGGTCGCCGGGGCGTCGGAGGTAGCTCGGCAGGTCGCGGGGATCTTGGGGAAGCCGGGGACGAGAAAGATGGTCGCGCCGCCGCCACTGGCCGCGCCGCCGCCACTGCCCACGAAGCCTGCGCTCATACCGGTGGAGCAGGAACTGGAGGAGGAGGTCGATCTCGAGCAGGAACTCGCGGAGATCATCGAGCCCGAGGCTCCCCCGGCGGAGTTGGAGTCCATCGACGATCGCTGGTCCTCGTTGGCGCCGGAACCTGCGCCCGTGGCTGCGCCTCCTGCTGCTCCTCCCGCGCCTCCTCCTGCTCCTCCTGCCCCTCCTGCTTTTGTGGCGCCGCCGCCGGTGCACGTGATGGCCGCGCCGCCACCGCCGCTCCATCACGCGCCGCTGCGGATGACCCCTGCCCCGCCTCTCGCCGGCGGGACGCCGGCCCTCCATGGGACGCCGGCGCCCCCGGAGTCGAGCCCGCTGCGACCGAGCGATATCACGGAGTTGCAGGCGCGCTCGCCGCGGCGAAAGCGGCAGATCCTCATCGTGATGTTCCTTGCGGCGCTCCTGCTCTTCGTGAGCGTGTGCACGACGACGTTGCTTCTGCGCCCGGCGAAAGCGCCTCTCGCCGGCAAAACGCCGGCGACATCCGCCAAGCCCGTGGAATCGGCGCCGGCGCCCAAGGCGTTGGCCGTTGCGACGCCGGCCGCGCCGCCACCTGCCCCGGCGCCCGAGCCCGCGGCTGCCCCACCGCCGCCCGCCACCACGGCGGCCGCACCTTCTACTTCTTCTGCTCCTTCTTCTCCGGCGCGTGCCGCGGCAGCTGCCCCGGTGCGCCGGGCCGCAGCATCCGTCGCGCCTGCCGCAGCGTCACCGAAGGTCAATGCCGCACCCGCGCCGGCGGCCCCCAAAGCCGCGGCGCCACCGAAGTCCAGCCCTCCGCCTCCGCCCGCCGTCCGTGCTGCACCTGCTGCGAAGCCGCGCCCGAAGCGCAGCACGTACGTGCCGCTTGGGATCTAA
- a CDS encoding serine/threonine protein kinase yields the protein MTGGPPSKTGTIPPPVSAPPPSVPRPQAPLAPPTPPVPYPPHPHPHPGSNPGPPPSSQPRAAPPPRHSATQPLTHPPSQNFAAQHPVGGVGSVTLAGMPPMQTHHPGAGAQGSPTLHGHGFHTTPPMPMPRITVQYPQVGAVLTSARGNYEVRSIVGSGEFGAVYECVGPFDQVYAVKMIRPANRPHGEVHAEWAREVQRLMLLRHPNVVFIYDAFEQNFLYYLALERCDHPLTAMLGPPMQESLVIELARQLLAAVQFLHDNDIVHDDLHPGNVLISHADRPIVKISDFGISHELRGQSAIRPNVVHHKIMAPEVVAAGYTSKQSDLYQVGLLLYWMLTGSPALAAGLPYQELIRQVGGGEPRRRAEQIGTPLGHLIAKMLRRREAYRYTSAREVWADLRALPAWQNRDLFRDT from the coding sequence GTGACCGGCGGCCCGCCCTCGAAGACTGGAACGATACCGCCTCCCGTTTCGGCACCGCCGCCGTCGGTTCCGCGCCCGCAGGCGCCGCTGGCACCGCCGACCCCGCCCGTGCCGTACCCGCCTCACCCGCATCCCCATCCAGGAAGCAACCCGGGTCCGCCGCCGTCGAGTCAGCCGCGGGCTGCTCCTCCGCCCCGCCATTCGGCCACGCAGCCGCTCACGCATCCGCCATCGCAGAACTTCGCAGCGCAGCACCCGGTGGGAGGCGTAGGAAGCGTGACCCTCGCGGGGATGCCGCCCATGCAGACGCATCACCCAGGAGCGGGGGCACAAGGCTCGCCCACGTTGCATGGCCACGGCTTTCACACGACGCCGCCGATGCCGATGCCGCGCATCACCGTGCAGTACCCGCAGGTCGGCGCGGTGCTCACCTCGGCGCGGGGCAATTACGAGGTGAGGTCCATCGTCGGCTCGGGCGAGTTCGGCGCCGTCTACGAGTGCGTCGGCCCCTTCGACCAAGTCTACGCGGTGAAGATGATCCGCCCCGCGAATCGCCCGCACGGAGAGGTGCACGCCGAGTGGGCGCGCGAGGTGCAGCGTTTGATGCTCTTACGCCACCCCAACGTGGTGTTCATCTACGACGCGTTCGAGCAGAACTTCCTCTACTACCTCGCCCTCGAGCGCTGTGATCACCCGCTCACGGCGATGCTCGGTCCGCCGATGCAAGAGAGCCTGGTCATCGAGCTCGCGCGCCAGCTCCTTGCCGCCGTGCAGTTCCTCCACGACAACGATATCGTCCACGACGATCTCCACCCGGGCAACGTGCTCATTTCGCATGCCGACCGACCCATCGTGAAGATCAGCGACTTTGGAATCAGCCACGAGCTGCGCGGGCAGTCGGCCATTCGACCCAATGTCGTACATCACAAGATTATGGCGCCCGAGGTGGTTGCAGCGGGGTACACGAGCAAGCAAAGCGACCTCTATCAGGTGGGTCTCCTCCTCTATTGGATGCTGACGGGATCTCCGGCACTCGCCGCGGGATTGCCCTATCAAGAGCTGATTCGACAAGTGGGTGGTGGTGAGCCGCGTCGCCGTGCGGAGCAGATTGGAACACCACTCGGGCATCTCATTGCCAAGATGCTGCGGCGCCGCGAAGCATATCGCTACACATCGGCGCGGGAGGTATGGGCGGATCTTCGCGCACTGCCCGCGTGGCAAAATCGCGATTTGTTTCGCGATACGTGA
- a CDS encoding glucosidase has protein sequence MTRPVPTKNECDRLQEARAGRKWRRWGTYLSLRQWGTVREDYSASGDAWRYLTYEDAVLRAYRWGEDGLLGISDNRGLVHFAPTLWNESDPILKERLFGLSGPEGNHGEDVKEVYYFLDGTPTHSYAKAIYKYPQRRFPCEAIREAAARAGRNVREPEIWDFGVFDDDAYFDVLVEYAKVDVEDLIIRLTVTNRGRNAAPVHLLPTIWFRNTWSWQEPVLEDSFFWAESPKRGYRTIAMQQTHLGARRLYIEAPTQDGPELLFTENETNFEALHGTPNRTPYTKDAFHRYVVSGETAAVNPEKRGSKAAAHVRWVLGPGESKVMHLRFTDTPLEAPFANIGALFEERIADAHAFYDGIMPSGLSQEERAVYRQAMAGLLWTKQFYCFDVDRWLRGDPAYPAPPQERMNGRNHDWRSLYNSEILSVPDKWEFPWYAAWDLAFHCLPFALIDAEFARTQLTLLLREWYMHPNGRLPAYEWAFGDVNPPVHAWAALRVYQIERRMTGNLDRAFLESVFHKLMLNFTWWVNRKDADGKNVFEGGFLGLDNIGVFDRSNALPEGGTLEQADATSWMGMYCLNLLAMSLELARENPSYQDVANKYFEHFLYIARAMNGNPSSRLGKDKKKKMREGEDSVCLWDEEDGFFYDVLRLPGNQYAPLKVRSMVGIIPLFAVETIDDELLQQFPAFVKRVRWFVVNRPELGAYVAQFQGFGHSRPGGRHILSLVGPERLARILRRVLDENEFLSPYGIRSLSRVHLEKPYSLAINGAVHQVAYEPGESGSGLFGGNSNWRGPIWFPVNYLLIEALQKYHHFYGDELKVECPTGSGKWMNLWDVSSELSRRLASLFLRGKDGRRPIDGSQEKLERDPHFRDYLIFPEYFHGDTGAGLGANHQTGWTALVAKLLQQSPLWRDREKEK, from the coding sequence ATGACCCGCCCGGTCCCTACCAAGAACGAATGCGACCGCCTCCAGGAGGCCCGCGCAGGGCGAAAATGGCGGCGTTGGGGCACGTACCTCAGCTTGCGGCAGTGGGGGACGGTCCGTGAGGACTACTCGGCCAGCGGCGACGCCTGGCGCTACCTGACCTACGAAGACGCCGTCTTGCGCGCCTATCGCTGGGGCGAGGACGGCCTTCTGGGTATTTCCGACAACCGCGGCCTCGTGCACTTCGCGCCAACCCTGTGGAACGAAAGCGATCCCATCTTAAAAGAGCGCCTTTTCGGCCTGAGCGGGCCCGAAGGCAACCACGGGGAGGACGTCAAAGAGGTCTACTACTTCCTCGACGGCACCCCGACGCACTCGTACGCCAAGGCCATATACAAGTATCCGCAGCGGCGGTTTCCCTGCGAGGCCATCCGCGAAGCCGCCGCACGCGCGGGCCGGAACGTGCGGGAGCCGGAGATTTGGGACTTCGGCGTGTTCGACGACGATGCGTATTTCGACGTGTTGGTCGAATACGCCAAGGTCGACGTGGAGGACTTGATCATCCGCCTCACGGTGACCAACCGAGGCCGCAACGCCGCCCCCGTGCACCTGTTGCCCACGATTTGGTTTCGCAACACGTGGAGTTGGCAGGAGCCGGTATTGGAGGACAGTTTTTTTTGGGCCGAGTCCCCGAAGCGTGGCTACCGGACCATCGCCATGCAGCAGACCCACCTCGGTGCGCGCCGTCTGTACATCGAGGCGCCGACTCAGGATGGCCCCGAGCTTCTCTTCACCGAGAACGAGACGAACTTCGAGGCCCTCCATGGGACGCCGAATCGGACGCCCTACACCAAGGACGCGTTCCACCGCTACGTCGTTTCGGGCGAAACCGCTGCGGTGAACCCTGAAAAGCGCGGAAGCAAGGCCGCGGCGCACGTCCGTTGGGTGCTCGGGCCGGGCGAATCGAAAGTGATGCACCTTCGTTTCACCGACACGCCGCTCGAGGCCCCCTTTGCGAACATCGGCGCGCTCTTCGAAGAACGCATCGCCGATGCCCATGCCTTTTACGACGGCATCATGCCGAGCGGACTCTCGCAAGAGGAGCGGGCCGTCTACCGCCAAGCGATGGCCGGTCTGCTCTGGACCAAGCAATTCTATTGCTTCGACGTGGATCGCTGGCTGCGCGGCGATCCGGCGTACCCGGCGCCGCCCCAAGAGCGTATGAATGGGCGCAACCACGATTGGCGCAGCCTGTACAACAGCGAAATCCTGTCGGTTCCCGACAAATGGGAATTCCCTTGGTACGCGGCGTGGGATCTCGCATTCCATTGTTTGCCTTTCGCGCTCATCGATGCCGAGTTCGCGCGCACGCAGCTGACGCTCTTGTTGCGTGAATGGTACATGCATCCCAATGGACGCCTACCGGCCTACGAATGGGCCTTCGGCGACGTGAATCCGCCCGTCCACGCGTGGGCCGCGCTCCGCGTTTACCAGATCGAGCGGCGCATGACGGGCAACCTCGATCGCGCCTTCCTCGAGAGCGTCTTTCATAAATTGATGTTGAACTTCACCTGGTGGGTGAATCGCAAAGACGCCGACGGGAAAAACGTCTTCGAGGGCGGCTTTCTCGGATTGGACAACATCGGTGTCTTCGACCGGAGCAATGCCTTGCCCGAGGGCGGGACGCTCGAACAGGCCGATGCCACGAGCTGGATGGGCATGTACTGCCTCAATCTGCTCGCCATGTCCCTGGAGCTCGCGCGCGAGAATCCCAGCTACCAGGACGTGGCGAACAAATATTTCGAGCACTTTCTCTACATCGCACGCGCGATGAATGGGAATCCGTCCTCGCGGCTCGGCAAAGACAAGAAAAAGAAGATGCGGGAGGGCGAGGATTCGGTCTGCCTCTGGGACGAGGAGGACGGCTTTTTCTACGACGTGCTCCGTCTGCCGGGCAATCAATACGCGCCGCTCAAAGTGCGCTCGATGGTGGGCATCATTCCGCTCTTTGCGGTGGAGACCATCGACGACGAGCTTCTGCAGCAGTTTCCCGCTTTCGTCAAACGGGTGCGTTGGTTCGTGGTGAATCGGCCGGAGCTGGGCGCGTACGTGGCGCAATTCCAAGGCTTCGGGCATTCCCGTCCCGGGGGGCGACACATTCTGTCGCTGGTGGGACCCGAGCGCCTCGCGCGCATTCTGCGGCGTGTGCTCGATGAAAACGAGTTCCTTTCGCCTTACGGGATCCGCTCTCTGTCGCGCGTGCACCTCGAAAAGCCGTATTCGCTGGCCATCAATGGCGCCGTGCACCAAGTGGCCTACGAGCCGGGCGAATCGGGGAGCGGTCTCTTTGGCGGCAATTCGAATTGGCGCGGGCCAATTTGGTTTCCCGTGAATTACCTGCTCATCGAAGCGCTGCAGAAGTATCACCACTTTTACGGGGACGAGCTCAAGGTGGAATGCCCCACGGGCTCCGGAAAGTGGATGAACCTCTGGGACGTGAGCTCCGAGCTGTCACGCCGCCTGGCGAGCCTTTTTCTACGCGGCAAGGATGGGCGCCGCCCCATCGATGGATCGCAGGAAAAGCTCGAACGCGATCCGCACTTTCGCGATTATCTGATCTTTCCCGAATATTTCCACGGCGACACGGGCGCAGGTTTGGGGGCCAACCACCAGACGGGTTGGACTGCGCTGGTGGCGAAGTTGCTTCAGCAGAGTCCTTTGTGGCGCGATCGCGAGAAAGAAAAATGA
- a CDS encoding class I SAM-dependent methyltransferase, with protein sequence MTSKNGGGERFDEAYYQRFYESKETRVYGKDSIAHLARGVTEMIAWYGGDIRSVLDIGAGTGLWRDWFAANKKNVHYLSTEVSEHACKKYGHKQCDISVWRTREQFDLVICQGVLPYLDADAATRAIENIASMSNGFLYLEAVTKYDLEEICDRDFTDTTQRARTRKWYRTRLDKFYTPLGCGLYYSKRGHLTFYELEKA encoded by the coding sequence ATGACGAGCAAGAACGGTGGCGGCGAACGTTTCGACGAGGCTTATTATCAGCGCTTTTACGAATCCAAAGAGACGCGTGTTTATGGCAAAGACTCCATCGCCCACCTCGCGCGGGGCGTGACCGAGATGATTGCCTGGTACGGGGGCGATATTCGCTCCGTGCTGGACATCGGCGCCGGCACGGGGTTGTGGCGCGATTGGTTCGCCGCGAACAAGAAGAACGTGCACTACCTCTCGACGGAGGTCAGCGAGCACGCGTGCAAGAAGTACGGTCACAAGCAGTGCGATATTTCCGTGTGGCGCACGCGCGAGCAGTTCGATTTGGTCATCTGCCAGGGCGTTCTCCCGTACCTCGACGCCGACGCCGCCACCCGCGCCATCGAGAACATCGCCTCCATGAGCAATGGCTTCCTCTACCTGGAAGCCGTCACCAAATACGATCTCGAGGAAATCTGCGACCGCGACTTCACCGACACCACCCAACGCGCCCGCACCCGCAAATGGTACCGCACCCGGTTGGACAAGTTTTATACGCCCCTAGGATGCGGGCTTTACTACTCCAAACGCGGGCATTTGACCTTCTACGAATTGGAAAAAGCGTGA
- a CDS encoding lysophospholipase translates to MTELYSVDNGAGWRLSLKRIAPAAQNGTKGRPALIVPGYGMNSFIFSFHPKGLSLEEYLASRGIEVWSVDLREQGRSERTFGNNRYGLAEMVDDTAVAIDHVLTHTKTGAKQVDLIGASLGAALMFGYMARTKDAPVRCLVNVGGLVTWVKIHPAVRAAFYSSRLIGLVRMRGTRKLAGIALPVLAKYAPKVLSVYMNASSTDTSHAATMVQTVEDPNPYVNMDIARWMAERDLILRGVNVSRALADMHHPFLCIVANDDGIVPPETARAPYDSIGSDDKELLAVGDPTFPMAHADLFLSTGCQEKVFEKLASFLLAR, encoded by the coding sequence ATGACTGAACTCTACAGCGTGGACAACGGCGCCGGCTGGCGCCTCTCCCTCAAGCGCATCGCGCCCGCGGCCCAAAACGGAACCAAGGGCCGGCCGGCCCTCATCGTCCCCGGCTACGGGATGAACTCGTTCATCTTCAGCTTTCACCCGAAGGGGCTTTCGCTCGAGGAGTACCTCGCCTCGCGCGGCATCGAGGTGTGGAGCGTCGATTTGCGCGAGCAAGGCCGCTCGGAGCGCACCTTCGGGAACAACCGCTACGGGCTGGCCGAAATGGTCGACGACACGGCGGTGGCCATCGACCACGTTCTCACGCACACCAAAACGGGGGCCAAGCAGGTCGATCTGATCGGCGCCAGCCTCGGCGCGGCGTTGATGTTCGGCTACATGGCACGCACGAAAGACGCGCCCGTGCGCTGCCTGGTGAACGTGGGTGGCCTGGTCACGTGGGTGAAGATCCACCCGGCCGTGCGCGCGGCCTTTTATTCGAGCCGCCTCATCGGCCTCGTCCGCATGCGCGGCACGCGAAAACTCGCCGGCATCGCCCTGCCGGTGCTCGCCAAATATGCACCGAAGGTGCTCTCGGTCTACATGAACGCGAGCTCCACGGACACGAGCCACGCGGCCACGATGGTGCAAACGGTGGAAGACCCGAATCCCTACGTCAACATGGATATCGCCCGCTGGATGGCCGAACGCGATCTCATCCTGCGCGGGGTGAACGTCTCGCGCGCCCTCGCAGACATGCACCATCCCTTCTTGTGCATCGTGGCCAACGACGACGGCATCGTCCCCCCCGAAACCGCCCGCGCCCCGTATGACAGCATCGGCTCCGACGACAAAGAGCTCCTCGCCGTGGGCGACCCCACCTTCCCCATGGCCCACGCCGATCTATTCTTATCGACCGGCTGCCAGGAAAAGGTTTTCGAAAAACTGGCCAGCTTCCTCTTGGCGAGATGA
- a CDS encoding class I SAM-dependent rRNA methyltransferase produces MRKLESKTDDAGASNARRLEVGAAAVEKLRRGHPWVWQRTVQRGLDGVEAGQDVLVMAPDGSVLGRGLADPASPIAARLFTGADGAKMPIDRALFARRIASAFAVRARLFADGQTNAYRLLHGEGDRLPGFVLDRYDNVAVLRVDGEGAAARVEEFVQAAWPELQKLGIVTLLLREGKKAREGKPSATKATTLRGPDPKERVAVREHGVGFMVDVLQGQKTGAFLDQRENRWRAGLLAPGRRVLNLFSYAGGFSLFAALGGAKHVTSVDIAAGAHAAAQASFRLAGVEPGAHAFVTADAFAFLADAKRRGTVWDLVISDPPSFASNEKSLPRALAAYRSLHRACADVLAPGGIFCAASCSSHVDTESFLTTLDDAATNRTELRLLEHHGAPPDHPTLPAWPEGRYLKFAVLG; encoded by the coding sequence ATGAGAAAACTCGAGTCGAAGACCGACGACGCCGGCGCGTCGAATGCCCGCCGCCTCGAGGTCGGAGCCGCAGCGGTTGAAAAACTCCGCCGCGGGCACCCGTGGGTATGGCAACGAACCGTGCAACGCGGGCTCGATGGCGTCGAAGCTGGCCAAGATGTGCTGGTGATGGCGCCGGATGGCAGCGTGCTCGGTCGAGGCCTCGCCGATCCCGCATCGCCCATCGCCGCAAGGCTCTTCACCGGCGCGGACGGGGCGAAGATGCCCATCGATCGCGCGCTGTTCGCGCGGCGGATCGCCTCGGCGTTCGCCGTGCGCGCGCGCCTTTTTGCTGATGGGCAGACCAACGCGTACCGCCTTTTGCATGGCGAGGGCGATCGCCTTCCGGGCTTCGTGCTCGACCGCTACGACAACGTGGCCGTGCTGCGCGTCGACGGCGAGGGCGCGGCGGCGCGCGTGGAGGAGTTCGTGCAGGCTGCGTGGCCCGAGCTTCAAAAGCTGGGCATCGTGACACTGCTCTTGCGCGAGGGGAAAAAGGCGCGCGAGGGCAAGCCGTCCGCGACCAAGGCGACGACGTTGCGCGGGCCCGATCCGAAGGAGCGCGTTGCCGTGCGCGAGCATGGCGTTGGCTTCATGGTGGACGTGCTCCAAGGCCAGAAGACGGGCGCCTTTCTCGACCAGCGCGAGAACCGCTGGCGCGCGGGCCTGCTTGCACCGGGGCGGCGCGTGCTCAATCTTTTTTCGTACGCGGGAGGCTTCTCCCTGTTTGCCGCGCTGGGAGGTGCCAAGCACGTGACCAGCGTGGACATCGCCGCGGGCGCGCATGCGGCCGCCCAGGCGAGCTTTCGCTTGGCCGGTGTCGAACCGGGCGCGCATGCTTTCGTCACCGCCGACGCGTTCGCCTTTCTCGCCGACGCGAAGCGCCGGGGCACGGTCTGGGATCTCGTCATCAGCGATCCTCCGAGCTTCGCCTCCAACGAGAAATCGCTGCCCCGCGCCCTTGCCGCCTACCGCTCGCTGCATCGGGCCTGCGCGGACGTGCTCGCCCCCGGCGGCATCTTCTGCGCGGCGTCCTGCTCGAGCCACGTGGACACGGAGAGCTTCCTCACGACCCTCGACGATGCGGCCACGAACCGCACCGAGCTGCGCCTTCTCGAGCATCACGGCGCGCCGCCGGACCATCCAACCCTACCGGCATGGCCCGAAGGGCGCTATCTCAAGTTTGCCGTTCTCGGATGA
- a CDS encoding LuxR C-terminal-related transcriptional regulator, translating into MNFMKSAHPLHLAEVLAALSLATDLANDQPFETSLRACLLATELARAAGASTETIADVYYAGLLRFVGCTAFSSEWAGALGGDDNVLHRTFAPIDARRPGELLPAAIGLGKGRGLKERVRAVANFVTEGPSILTAFAASNCEAALRFAARLDMGAGVIATLGQIYARWDGRGFPANLAEESIALPARILQVARVAEIHARVSGLAHAQSVLKTRAGGQLDPHLVKVFASEAELLLAPLEGPSVWDAVLARAPSTNPSRAGIAEVARAFADFADLKSVYSVGHSTSVAELAERAAKLLGLDESARANVRHAALLHDLGSVSVPAGIWEKKGALTTAEWERVRLHPYYTERVLARSPLLSEVAILAGAHHERCDGSGYSRGTPAALIPPDAMVIAAADCYCAFLEARPHRPALGAAEAVRAMRAEVSQRRFEAEIVEAILEAAGHERQRRRQTWPRGLSDREVDVLRRVARGCSNKEIAEQLSISPRTVQHHVAHIYEKIGVSTRAGATLFASENDLLGWVNDAP; encoded by the coding sequence ATGAACTTCATGAAATCGGCGCATCCGCTGCATCTCGCGGAGGTCCTCGCCGCGCTCTCGCTCGCCACGGATCTCGCGAACGATCAGCCGTTCGAAACGAGCTTGCGCGCCTGCCTTCTCGCAACGGAGCTGGCCCGTGCGGCGGGCGCGAGCACAGAGACCATCGCCGACGTGTACTACGCGGGGTTGCTCCGTTTCGTCGGGTGCACGGCCTTTTCCTCGGAGTGGGCCGGGGCCCTGGGCGGCGACGACAATGTGCTTCACCGCACCTTCGCGCCCATCGATGCACGGCGCCCGGGCGAGCTTTTGCCCGCGGCCATCGGTCTCGGCAAAGGCCGCGGGCTCAAAGAGCGCGTGCGCGCCGTGGCGAACTTCGTGACCGAAGGGCCGTCCATCCTGACGGCGTTCGCGGCCAGCAATTGCGAGGCGGCCTTGCGCTTTGCCGCGCGCCTCGACATGGGGGCGGGGGTCATCGCCACCCTGGGGCAGATTTACGCACGGTGGGACGGGCGCGGCTTTCCAGCGAACCTCGCCGAGGAAAGCATTGCGCTGCCGGCGCGCATCCTCCAAGTCGCGCGTGTGGCGGAGATTCACGCGCGGGTCAGCGGCCTTGCCCACGCGCAGTCGGTGCTGAAGACGCGCGCCGGCGGGCAGCTCGATCCGCACTTGGTGAAGGTGTTCGCGAGCGAGGCCGAGTTGCTCTTGGCCCCGCTCGAGGGGCCGTCGGTGTGGGACGCGGTGCTGGCGCGGGCACCCTCGACGAATCCGTCGCGTGCGGGTATCGCGGAGGTGGCGCGCGCGTTTGCGGACTTCGCCGATTTGAAGTCGGTGTATTCGGTGGGGCATTCGACGTCGGTGGCCGAGCTGGCGGAGCGCGCGGCGAAGCTTCTCGGTCTGGACGAAAGCGCGCGCGCGAACGTGCGGCATGCGGCGCTGCTCCACGATCTGGGAAGCGTGAGCGTGCCCGCGGGCATCTGGGAGAAAAAGGGCGCGCTCACCACCGCCGAATGGGAGCGCGTCCGCTTGCATCCGTATTACACGGAGCGGGTGCTCGCGCGCTCGCCGCTGCTTTCCGAGGTCGCGATTTTGGCCGGTGCGCACCATGAGCGGTGCGACGGCTCGGGGTACTCGCGCGGCACGCCCGCGGCATTGATTCCGCCGGACGCGATGGTCATCGCCGCCGCGGATTGCTACTGCGCCTTTCTCGAGGCTCGCCCGCACCGCCCTGCGCTGGGCGCTGCGGAGGCCGTGCGTGCCATGCGCGCGGAGGTGTCGCAGCGCAGGTTCGAGGCGGAAATCGTCGAGGCCATCCTCGAGGCAGCAGGGCACGAGCGGCAACGCCGTCGCCAGACATGGCCCCGTGGTTTGAGCGATCGCGAAGTGGACGTGCTTCGCCGCGTGGCACGTGGATGTTCGAACAAGGAGATTGCCGAGCAGCTCTCCATCTCGCCGCGCACGGTGCAGCATCACGTGGCGCACATTTACGAGAAAATCGGTGTGTCCACGCGCGCGGGGGCCACGCTGTTCGCAAGCGAGAACGATCTTCTGGGCTGGGTAAACGACGCACCATAG